The following are from one region of the Silene latifolia isolate original U9 population chromosome 9, ASM4854445v1, whole genome shotgun sequence genome:
- the LOC141600682 gene encoding uncharacterized protein LOC141600682, with amino-acid sequence MVLMKSWSYYSCDEIKGNNQKGEGLWARVMEMYEQYRRENPDKIGERNLDSMKGRHQRICKNVNSWVACYRKAYARKSSGMSMSDVKKDAHAQYTQVNKSNFNDMAVFEEVMSKLKKWEVPTGMDMGGNPYVEEGDDIIQESEGSTKRSKTNEDGDYVIPTNPDTPTSVPTSSTISRPQGRDAAKKKRGKQESYRIFTQ; translated from the coding sequence ATGGTTCTTATGAAATCATGGAGTTATTATAGTTGTGATGAGATTAAAGGGAATAATCAAAAGGGTGAGGGTTTGTGGGCAAGGGTGATGGAAATGTATGAACAATATCGACGAGAAAATCCAGATAAAATTGGCGAGAGAAATTTGGATTCGATGAAAGGTCGTCATCAAAGAATTTGTAAAAACGTCAATTCGTGGGTTGCTTGTTATAGGAAAGCATACGCGAGAAAATCAAGTGGAATGAGCATGAGTGATGTTAAGAAAGACGCACATGCTCAATATACTCAAGTGAATAAGTCAAATTTCAATGATATGGCAGTATTTGAAGAAGTGATGAGTAAACTAAAAAAATGGGAAGTTCCAACGGGAATGGATATGGGAGGCAATCCGTACGTGGAAGAAGGTGATGATATCATTCAAGAAAGTGAAGGTAGCACGAAAAGATCAAAAACTAATGAAGATGGAGACTATGTAATCCCTACAAATCCTGATACTCCAACTAGTGTTCCTACATCTAGTACTATTAGTCGTCCTCAAGGAAGGGATGCTGCTAAGAAGAAAAGGGGAAAGCAAGAAAGTTACAGAATCTTCACACAATAG
- the LOC141599352 gene encoding protein DETOXIFICATION 46, chloroplastic-like, translating to MQINSTVNPHLPYPKFTPFSPNQPFQFTFNFHLSSHFHPKTSKTQLKSLIYSNQIPKISHKLHCISPEQQLFTEINDDNDKNEVNQPNSAEKIESLEPIISGNSSKQSIWDQMIEIIKFSGPATGLWICGPLMSLIDTAVIGQGSSIELAALGPGTVLCDYMSYVFMFLSIATSNMVATSLARQDEKQVQHQISVLLFVGLSCGVMMLVFTKLFGASALAAFTGAKNAHLVPAGNTYIQIRALAWPAILVGWIAQSASLGMKDSMGPLKALVVASVVNGVGDVVLCMFLGYGIAGAAWATAASQVIAAYTMIDALNKKGYNGFSLSVPSLSELHEIITIAGPVFITIVSKVAFYTLIVYFATSMGTHTIAAHQVLSQIFSMCSVWGEPLSQTSQSFMPELLYGVNRSLVKARDLLKSLLIIGASVGLVLGVIATSIPWLAPKVFTPDLVVIAEMHKVWIPFFLALCVTPSIHCCEGTLLAGRDLKFISVSMTSCFALGALVLLLMRSQGVGLVGCWSALVGFQWARFLLSIRRLLSPNGVLYSEDVSRFGLSELKAA from the exons atgcAAATCAATTCTACTGTTAACCCTCATTTACCATACCCTAAATTCACACCCTTTTCCCCAAATCAACCCTTTCAATTTACCTTCAACTTTCATCTCTCTTCACATTTCCACCCTAAAACATCAAAAACCCAGCTCAAATCCCTCATTTACAGCAACCAAATCCCTAAAATTTCCCATAAACTTCACTGCATTTCACCTGAGCAGCAACTTTTCACTGAAattaatgatgataatgataaaaatgaggttaatcaaccaaattctgcggaaaagattgaatctttggagCCAATTATTAGTGGGAATTCATCTAAACAAAGCATTTGGGATCAAATGATTGAGATTATCAAGTTTTCAGGGCCTGCTACTGGGCTTTGGATTTGTGGGCCTTTGATGAGTCTCATTGATACTGCTGTTATTGGCCAAGGAAGCTCTATTGAACTTGCTGCCTTgg GTCCTGGAACTGTGCTATGTGATTATATGAGCTATGTGTTTATGTTTCTTTCAATTGCCACTTCAAATATGGTTGCTACATCACTGGCAAGACAG GATGAGAAGCAAGTGCAGCATCAAATATCCGTCTTGCTGTTTGTGGGTCTTTCTTGTGGAGTTATGATGCTTGTATTCACAAAACTGTTTGGAGCTTCGGCTTTAGCAG CTTTTACTGGAGCGAAAAATGCGCACCTAGTACCAGCTGGAAATACTTATATTCAG ATTCGAGCGTTAGCATGGCCTGCTATTCTTGTTGGATGGATCGCTCAGAGTGCAAG TTTGGGCATGAAAGATTCTATGGGACCTTTGAAGGCGTTGGTGGTTGCCAGTGTCGTTAATGGTGTTGGTGATGTAGTACTTTGTATGTTCCTAGGCTATGGCATAGCTGGTGCAGCATGGGCAACTGCAGCATCACAA GTTATCGCAGCCTATACAATGATTGATGCTTTGAATAAGAAGGGATACAATGGTTTTTCTCTTTCAGTCCCATCACTTTCTGAACTTCACGAAATCATAACAATAGCCGGTCCAGTATTTATAACTATCGTGTCAAAG GTGGCTTTCTACACTCTGATTGTTTATTTTGCTACATCAATGGGAACACATACTATTGCCGCTCATCAG GTTTTGTCTCAAATTTTCAGCATGTGTTCAGTGTGGGGTGAGCCCCTTTCTCAGACTTCACAATCATTTATGCCAGAGCTGTTGTATGGAGTAAACCGAAGTTTAGTGAAG GCCCGAGATTTGCTGAAGTCTCTTCTAATCATAGGGGCTTCTGTCGGACTTGTTCTTGGAGTTATTGCAACATCCATTCCTTGGTTGGCACCAAAAGTTTTCACCCCCGATCTTGTCGTCATTGCAGAG ATGCATAAAGTATGGATTCCGTTCTTTCTGGCTTTATGTGTGACTCCATCTATTCACTGCTGTGAAGGCACATTGCTG GCTGGAAGGGATCTCAAGTTCATCAGTGTATCAATGACTAGCTGTTTTGCTTTAGGCGCACTTGTGCTACTG TTGATGAGAAGTCAAGGAGTGGGTTTGGTAGGCTGTTGGAGCGCTCTTGTCGGATTCCAATGG GCACGATTCTTGCTCTCCATAAGGCGCCTTCTTTCTCCCAACGGAGTATTATACTCGGAGGATGTTTCTCGATTTGGACTATCAGAACTAAAAGCAGCTTAA
- the LOC141599353 gene encoding protein DETOXIFICATION 46, chloroplastic-like — translation MQSKAINFPSPITKHSPHFPLTHFRKPTHFNPPISKPGPTTWSSCRISCVGPNQDILGQTHEPILDIGDGVSTENEEVEYVEPTKGIEVDQNMWEQIVEIVKFSGPATGIWICGPLMSLIDTAVIGQGSSLELAALGPGTVLCDYVGYVFMFLSIATSNMVATSLAQQDENQVQHQISMLLFLGLASGVVMLVLTKFFGEWALTAFVGEKNMHLVPAANLYTQIRALAWPVILVGSIAQSASLGMKDSLGPLKALLIASALNGIGDIVLCSFLGYGIAGAAWATAVSQIVAAYAMVDALNRKGYNGFSFTIPSIIELKEIFEIAAPVFITMVSKVTFYGLIIYFATSMGTHVVAAHQVLGQIYGMCSVWGEPLSQTAQSFMPELLYGANRNLVKARSLLKSLLIIGVSVGVVLGAVATSIPWLVPGFFTSDLAVIGQMHSVWIMFFLALCVTPCILPCEGTLLAGRDLKFISTSMTGCFALGALVLVLVRSQGLGLVGCWGALVGFQWARFLISLGRLLSPNGVLYSEDVGRFRRAELKAA, via the exons ATGCAATCCAAAGCCATTAATTTCCCATCTCCAATCACCAAACATTCTCCACACTTCCCTCTAACCCACTTTCGCAAACCCACCCACTTCAACCCACCCATTTCCAAACCCGGCCCAACTACTTGGTCTTCCTGCAGGATATCCTGTGTTGGTCCAAACCAAGACATTTTGGGCCAAACCCATGAACccattttggatattggtgatggGGTTAGTACAGAAAACGAGGAAGTTGAGTATGTGGAGCCCACCAAAGGGATTGAAGTTGATCAAAATATGTGGGAACAAATAGTTGAGATTGTAAAGTTTTCAGGACCTGCTACTGGTATCTGGATTTGTGGGCCTTTGATGAGTCTTATTGATACTGCTGTTATTGGTCAAGGCAGCTCCCTTGAACTTGCTGCTTTGG GTCCGGGGACAGTGCTGTGTGATTATGTGGGATATGTTTTTATGTTTCTTTCAATTGCAACTTCCAATATGGTTGCTACTTCACTTGCTCAACAG GATGAGAATCAAGTTCAGCATCAAATATCCATGTTGTTGTTCTTAGGCCTGGCGAGTGGAGTAGTTATGCTTGTATTAACAAAATTCTTTGGTGAATGGGCCTTAACTG CTTTTGTTGGTGAGAAAAATATGCATCTCGTTCCTGCTGCAAATTTATACACACAG ATTCGAGCCTTAGCATGGCCGGTCATTCTTGTTGGATCTATTGCTCAGAGTGCCAG TCTAGGCATGAAAGACTCCTTAGGACCATTGAAGGCATTGTTGATTGCCAGTGCTCTCAATGGCATTGGAGATATagtgttgtgttcattcttaggCTATGGAATAGCTGGTGCAGCATGGGCAACTGCAGTATCACAA ATTGTTGCAGCTTATGCAATGGTTGATGCTTTGAATAGGAAAGGTTATAATGGTTTTTCGTTTACGATTCCATCAATTATTGAACTCAAAGAAATATTTGAGATTGCTGCCCCTGTCTTCATAACTATGGTTTCAAAG GTGACATTCTATGGATTGATTATTTATTTTGCTACATCTATGGGAACGCATGTAGTGGCTGCTCATCAG GTTTTGGGTCAAATATATGGCATGTGTTCAGTATGGGGAGAGCCCCTCTCTCAGACGGCACAGTCATTTATGCCAGAGCTACTGTATGGAGCTAACAGAAATTTGGTAAAG GCCCGGTCGCTTTTGAAGTCTCTTCTTATAATAGGAGTATCTGTTGGGGTTGTTCTTGGTGCTGTGGCTACATCCATTCCTTGGTTGGTTCCTGGGTTCTTTACATCTGATCTCGCTGTTATAGGACAG ATGCACAGCGTATGGATTATGTTCTTCCTTGCCTTGTGTGTGACTCCATGCATACTCCCGTGTGAGGGTACATTGCTG GCTGGAAGAGATCTGAAATTCATTAGTACTTCGATGACTGGATGTTTCGCATTGGGCGCTCTTGTGCTAGTG CTTGTGAGAAGTCAAGGATTAGGTTTAGTAGGTTgttggggtgctcttgtcggatTTCAATGGGCGCGTTTCTTGATCTCTCTAGGGCGCCTCCTCTCTCCAAACGGCGTGTTATACTCAGAGGATGTCGGACGTTTTAGACGGGCAGAACTGAAAGCAGCTTAG